The Nocardia sp. BMG111209 genome includes a window with the following:
- the glgP gene encoding alpha-glucan family phosphorylase, with the protein MKALRRFTVRAHLPERLAALAELATNLRWSWHTPTQDLFAELDRDLWARVGHDPVRILGEVPAARLDELAGDEVYARAVDAAAADLQDYLTRPRWFGRQESGPRCIAYFSMEFGVTEVLPNYSGGLGILAGDHLKAASDLGLPLIGIGLLYRSGYFRQSLTADGWQVEHYPALDPQGLPLRLLTESGAPVLVHVPMSEGRVLRARVWIAQVGRIPLLLLDSDIAENDAELRAVTDRLYGGDQDHRIKQEILAGIGGVRAVRAFTRAHGLPDPDVFHMNEGHAGFLGIERIREFMSAGMDFDAALTAVRAGTVFTTHTPVPAGIDRFAAALVRRYFGGSHGERESAALPGVSVDRILALGREADPSVFNMAHLGLRLAQRANGVSRLHGEVSRAMFAALWPGFDSAEVPIGSVTNGVHAPTWAAREWIDKAREFVGPELVEEARGWEQLQDVDLRELWSTRNTLRATLVEEIRRRLRASWLERGAAPAELGWIDEAFDPRVLTVGFARRVPTYKRLTLMLRDPDRLRALLLDPQRPVQLVVAGKSHPADDGGKALIQQVVRFADDPAVRNRIVFLPDYDMSMARYLYWGCDVWLNNPLRPLEACGTSGMKAALNGALNLSIRDGWWDEMYDGENGWAIPTADGVTDDHRRDDLEANALYDLLERSVLPRFYDRNHDDLPVRWLEMVRHTLQTLGPKVLASRMVRDYAVDYYRPAAAAYGRISADDFAGARELSDYRRRIESAWPQVKVVQVDSAGLPDTPVIGNDLWLRARVALDGLSPADVVVQAVLGRVSGDDDLSDVTAVEMSHTGTDSGTELFAVETPVPLSGAVGYTVRVLPRHHLLSSSAELGLMAAATP; encoded by the coding sequence ATGAAGGCTCTGCGTAGGTTCACCGTCCGCGCCCATCTGCCCGAACGATTGGCCGCGCTGGCCGAGCTTGCCACCAACCTTCGGTGGTCCTGGCATACGCCCACCCAGGACCTGTTCGCGGAGTTGGATCGGGACCTGTGGGCGCGGGTCGGTCACGATCCGGTACGTATCCTCGGCGAGGTACCCGCCGCGCGGCTCGATGAGCTCGCCGGCGACGAGGTCTACGCGCGGGCCGTCGACGCGGCGGCCGCCGATCTGCAGGACTATCTGACCCGGCCGCGCTGGTTCGGGCGGCAGGAGTCCGGGCCGCGGTGTATCGCCTACTTCTCGATGGAGTTCGGCGTCACCGAGGTGCTGCCGAATTACTCGGGCGGCCTGGGGATTCTGGCCGGCGATCATCTGAAGGCCGCCTCCGACTTGGGACTTCCGCTCATCGGCATCGGATTGCTGTATCGCTCGGGCTATTTCCGGCAGTCGCTGACCGCCGACGGCTGGCAGGTCGAGCACTATCCGGCCCTCGACCCGCAGGGTCTGCCGCTGCGACTGCTCACCGAGTCCGGCGCGCCGGTGCTGGTCCACGTACCGATGTCCGAGGGCCGGGTGCTGCGGGCACGGGTGTGGATCGCGCAGGTCGGCCGGATCCCGTTGCTGCTGCTGGATTCCGATATCGCCGAGAACGACGCCGAACTGCGCGCGGTCACCGACCGGCTCTACGGCGGCGACCAGGACCATCGGATCAAACAGGAGATCCTCGCCGGGATCGGCGGCGTACGCGCGGTCCGCGCCTTCACCCGCGCGCACGGCCTGCCCGACCCGGACGTCTTCCACATGAACGAGGGCCACGCCGGATTCCTGGGTATCGAGCGGATCCGTGAATTCATGTCCGCCGGAATGGATTTCGATGCCGCGCTGACCGCCGTGCGGGCCGGCACCGTGTTCACCACGCACACCCCGGTGCCCGCCGGCATCGACCGGTTCGCCGCCGCACTGGTCCGCCGCTACTTCGGCGGTTCGCACGGCGAACGCGAATCCGCCGCGCTGCCCGGCGTTTCCGTGGACCGGATCCTGGCGCTGGGCCGCGAGGCCGATCCGTCGGTGTTCAACATGGCCCACCTCGGTCTGCGACTGGCCCAGCGCGCCAACGGCGTATCCCGGTTGCACGGCGAGGTCAGCCGCGCGATGTTCGCCGCGCTGTGGCCCGGCTTCGACAGCGCCGAGGTGCCGATCGGTTCGGTCACCAACGGCGTGCACGCCCCCACCTGGGCCGCGCGCGAATGGATCGACAAGGCAAGGGAATTCGTCGGCCCGGAGCTGGTGGAGGAGGCCCGCGGCTGGGAGCAGTTGCAGGACGTCGACCTGCGCGAGCTGTGGTCGACCCGAAATACGTTGCGCGCCACGCTCGTCGAGGAGATCCGCCGCCGCCTGCGGGCCTCGTGGCTGGAGCGCGGCGCCGCCCCCGCCGAATTGGGCTGGATCGACGAGGCTTTCGACCCCCGCGTGCTCACCGTCGGATTCGCCCGCCGGGTACCGACCTACAAGCGACTGACCCTCATGCTGCGCGACCCGGACCGCCTGCGCGCGCTGCTGCTGGATCCGCAACGGCCGGTGCAGCTGGTGGTGGCCGGCAAGAGCCATCCCGCCGACGACGGCGGCAAGGCGCTGATCCAGCAGGTGGTGCGCTTCGCCGACGACCCGGCGGTACGCAACCGCATCGTATTCCTGCCCGACTACGACATGTCGATGGCCCGCTACCTGTACTGGGGTTGCGATGTGTGGCTGAACAATCCGCTGCGCCCGCTCGAGGCATGCGGCACCTCCGGCATGAAGGCCGCGCTCAACGGCGCCCTCAACCTGTCCATCCGCGACGGCTGGTGGGACGAGATGTACGACGGCGAGAACGGCTGGGCCATCCCCACCGCCGACGGCGTCACCGACGACCACCGCCGAGACGACCTGGAGGCGAACGCCCTCTACGACCTACTGGAGCGTTCGGTACTGCCGCGTTTCTACGACCGAAACCACGACGATCTGCCGGTGCGCTGGCTGGAGATGGTCCGCCACACCCTCCAGACCCTGGGCCCGAAAGTACTGGCCTCCCGCATGGTTCGCGACTATGCGGTCGACTACTACCGCCCGGCAGCGGCCGCCTACGGCCGGATCTCGGCCGACGATTTCGCCGGCGCCCGCGAACTGTCCGACTACCGCCGCCGCATCGAGTCGGCCTGGCCGCAGGTCAAGGTCGTACAAGTGGACAGTGCCGGCCTACCCGACACCCCGGTGATCGGCAACGACCTGTGGCTGCGAGCCCGAGTCGCCCTGGACGGCCTCTCACCCGCCGACGTCGTGGTGCAAGCCGTCCTCGGCAGGGTCTCCGGCGACGACGACCTCTCCGACGTCACCGCCGTAGAGATGTCACACACCGGAACCGACAGCGGCACAGAACTTTTCGCCGTAGAAACCCCCGTCCCCCTCTCCGGCGCCGTAGGTTACACAGTCCGAGTCCTCCCCCGCCACCACCTGCTGTCCTCCTCCGCCGAACTGGGCCTCATGGCCGCAGCCACCCCGTAA
- a CDS encoding AMP-binding protein: MVTDIVDTTVDLPVARAAVWELLRDPQIYPRIFPGIGACEQLGSAEPGSVQLRLRIGRDATDVRVVEARLTLGREPESLDLRSTDGAFAAVRLHDESGRGRRTRVTVTLFAADRLHPVAASANKRAVTEWVTGGLNRLADLVRGAPTSTVVNGEDTPLRQQAEVARRMVATGVVRTYRPDRGLRQMGRLAKWGFTLAGGYAAAAAHSPDRLAIIDDRADRTFAEMHDRTHALAAALADLGYGPGDTIGVLSRNHAEMVEIMVAAGKLGVDAVLLNTGMAAARFEEIAGKHRMSAIFADPGLEWLVRYLPPEIPRFCTVGAPPARDRLTIEDLIGAGTGEFERPESPGREIVLTSGTSGSPKSARRPQPKGFGTVAALLSRIPLRINETMLIPAPLFHTWGLAALQISTPLRATVVLPDRFDAEDCLRLIEEYGVTSLIVVPVMVNRILDLPERVRERYDLSSLRVVASCGAPLSEAAVLRFLDGFGDILYNVYGSTEVSWATIADPADLRLAPACAGRPPLGTRVGVLGKDLRPLPVGATGSIFVGNHMLFDGYTDAGAPAEADGMLDTGDVGYLDADGRLFVAGRGDEMIISGGENVFPRPVEEALAHLPQVSEVAVVGVPDYEYGQRLAAFVVARDGSRLDADMVRDYIRHRLGRFSVPRDITFLDSLPRNATGKILKRTLA; this comes from the coding sequence CGTCGTCGAGGCGCGGCTCACCCTCGGGCGCGAGCCGGAGAGCCTGGATCTGCGCAGCACCGACGGCGCCTTCGCCGCCGTCCGGCTGCACGACGAGAGCGGCCGCGGACGCCGCACCCGGGTCACCGTCACCCTCTTCGCCGCCGACCGCCTGCATCCGGTGGCGGCCTCGGCGAACAAGCGCGCCGTCACCGAGTGGGTGACCGGCGGCCTGAATCGGCTCGCCGATCTGGTGCGCGGCGCACCCACCTCGACCGTGGTCAACGGGGAGGACACCCCGCTGCGGCAGCAGGCGGAGGTGGCGCGGCGGATGGTCGCCACCGGCGTGGTCCGCACCTATCGTCCCGATCGCGGACTACGGCAGATGGGCCGGCTGGCGAAGTGGGGTTTCACCCTGGCCGGCGGCTACGCGGCGGCCGCCGCGCATTCCCCGGACCGGCTCGCGATCATCGACGACCGCGCCGACCGCACCTTCGCCGAGATGCACGACCGGACCCATGCCCTGGCCGCCGCACTCGCCGACCTCGGGTACGGGCCGGGCGATACCATCGGCGTGTTGTCGCGCAACCATGCGGAGATGGTCGAGATCATGGTCGCTGCGGGGAAACTCGGCGTCGATGCGGTGCTGCTCAATACCGGTATGGCGGCCGCTCGGTTCGAGGAGATCGCGGGTAAGCATCGGATGTCGGCGATCTTCGCCGATCCCGGGCTGGAATGGCTGGTTCGGTACCTGCCGCCGGAGATTCCCCGGTTCTGCACCGTCGGGGCGCCGCCGGCGCGGGACCGGCTGACGATCGAGGATCTGATCGGCGCCGGAACCGGTGAATTCGAGCGGCCGGAGTCGCCGGGGCGGGAGATCGTGCTCACCTCCGGGACGAGCGGTTCTCCTAAGAGTGCTCGGCGGCCGCAGCCCAAGGGGTTCGGCACGGTCGCGGCGCTGTTGTCGCGAATTCCGTTGCGGATCAACGAGACCATGCTGATACCGGCGCCTTTGTTCCACACTTGGGGGCTGGCGGCGCTGCAGATCAGCACGCCGCTGCGCGCGACCGTCGTGCTGCCGGATCGGTTCGATGCGGAGGACTGTCTGCGGCTGATCGAGGAGTACGGCGTCACCAGTTTGATCGTGGTGCCGGTGATGGTTAATCGGATCCTCGATCTGCCCGAACGCGTTCGTGAACGGTACGATCTGTCCAGTCTGCGGGTGGTTGCCAGTTGTGGGGCGCCGCTGTCCGAGGCCGCGGTGCTGCGCTTCCTGGACGGGTTCGGTGACATTCTCTACAACGTGTACGGGTCCACCGAGGTGTCCTGGGCCACCATCGCCGATCCGGCGGATCTGCGGCTGGCCCCTGCCTGCGCGGGGCGGCCGCCGCTGGGCACGCGGGTGGGGGTGCTGGGTAAGGATCTGCGGCCGTTGCCGGTCGGGGCGACGGGGAGCATCTTCGTCGGCAACCATATGTTGTTCGACGGGTATACCGATGCCGGGGCTCCGGCCGAGGCCGACGGGATGCTCGATACCGGCGATGTGGGGTATCTGGATGCGGATGGGCGGTTGTTCGTGGCCGGGCGGGGGGACGAGATGATCATCTCGGGTGGGGAGAATGTGTTCCCGCGGCCGGTGGAGGAGGCGTTGGCGCATCTGCCGCAGGTCAGTGAGGTTGCGGTGGTGGGTGTGCCGGATTATGAATACGGGCAGCGGCTGGCGGCGTTCGTTGTCGCTCGGGACGGCTCACGGCTGGATGCCGATATGGTTCGCGATTACATTCGGCATCGGCTGGGGCGGTTCTCGGTTCCTCGCGACATCACGTTTCTGGACAGTCTTCCTCGGAATGCCACTGGGAAGATTTTGAAGCGGACGTTGGCTTGA
- a CDS encoding DUF2255 family protein: protein MTAWTTDELTRLDHEDEFEISSRRSDGSLSSARVIWAVRDGDAVYVRSVNGPTATWYRGTRRQHEGHLSTDGVERDVTFVDATPDVNDRIDAAYRNKYRRYASNIIDSITGPQASATTMQLIPR from the coding sequence ATGACCGCATGGACCACCGACGAACTCACCCGCCTCGACCACGAGGACGAATTCGAGATCTCCTCCCGGCGTTCCGACGGCTCGCTGAGCAGCGCCAGGGTCATCTGGGCGGTCCGCGACGGCGACGCCGTCTACGTCCGCTCGGTCAACGGGCCGACCGCGACGTGGTATCGCGGAACCCGCAGGCAGCACGAGGGCCACCTCAGCACCGACGGCGTCGAGCGTGACGTGACCTTCGTGGACGCCACCCCGGACGTGAACGACCGGATCGACGCCGCCTACCGGAACAAATACCGTCGCTACGCGTCGAACATCATCGACTCCATCACCGGCCCGCAAGCATCCGCGACCACGATGCAACTGATCCCCCGCTGA
- the glgB gene encoding 1,4-alpha-glucan branching protein GlgB, translating into MNRRDLMLLAAGTHADPHTVLGAHPHPEGTVVRALRPHADSVCARIGDEEYPLKHVAHGVFEGVVPFPDLWDYRLLVSYPGGQTVLDADGYRFLPSIGDLDLHLMGEGRHERLWEVLGAHPRHYDTLDGEVTGTSFAVWAPNARGVAVIGDFDGWSGQSAPMRKLGGSGIWELFVPGVAVGAKYKYRIHGADGRTADHADPFAFATEMPPATASVVTESHYEWHDLPWLTTRAQTDPTRAPMSIYEVHLGSWRPGLGYRELADQLADYLLDHGYTHAELLPVAEHPFGGSWGYQVTSYYAPTARFGGPDDFRAFVDRLHTAGIGVILDWVPAHFPRDEWALARFDGTPLYEHPDPRRGEQLDWGTYVFDFGRFEVRNFLVANALYWIEEFHIDGLRVDAVASMLYLDYSRPAGGWEPNVHGGRENLEAVAFLQEMNATVHKHHPGVVTVAEESTTWPGVTRPTEVGGLGFTMKWNMGWMHDTLGYFGRDQVHRSWHHNEITFSTVYAWSENYVLPISHDEVVHGKGTLWTRMPGDDYTKASGVRTLLAYMWAHPGKQLVFMGQEFGQFREWSHDRGLDWGELGNPLHQGILTLVGDLNAAYRAHSALWSQDSSPGGYSWIEADDRGNNVLAFLRHGSDGSTVACAFNFSGSEHRDYRIGLPATGRWREILNTDALAYAGSGTGNLGGVEATDQHWHGRPASAAITLAPNSAVWLAAE; encoded by the coding sequence ATGAATCGGCGCGATCTGATGTTGCTTGCAGCCGGGACGCACGCGGATCCGCACACCGTGCTGGGTGCCCATCCCCATCCCGAGGGCACCGTCGTGCGCGCGCTCCGGCCGCACGCGGACAGCGTCTGCGCGCGGATCGGCGACGAGGAGTATCCGCTCAAACATGTCGCCCACGGGGTGTTCGAGGGCGTGGTGCCGTTCCCGGACCTGTGGGACTACCGGCTGCTGGTCTCCTATCCGGGCGGTCAGACGGTCCTCGACGCCGACGGCTACCGCTTCCTGCCGAGCATCGGCGACCTCGACCTGCACCTGATGGGTGAGGGCCGGCACGAGCGGCTGTGGGAGGTGCTCGGCGCGCATCCGCGGCACTACGACACCCTCGACGGCGAGGTCACCGGCACCTCGTTCGCGGTGTGGGCGCCCAATGCCCGCGGAGTCGCGGTCATCGGCGACTTCGACGGCTGGAGCGGGCAGAGCGCGCCGATGCGGAAACTGGGTGGCTCGGGTATCTGGGAGCTGTTCGTGCCCGGTGTCGCGGTGGGCGCGAAATACAAGTACCGCATCCACGGCGCCGACGGCCGCACCGCCGACCACGCCGATCCGTTCGCGTTCGCCACCGAGATGCCGCCCGCGACGGCGTCGGTGGTCACCGAGAGCCACTACGAATGGCACGACCTGCCGTGGCTGACCACGCGGGCGCAGACCGATCCCACCCGCGCCCCGATGAGCATCTACGAGGTGCACCTGGGTTCCTGGCGGCCCGGCCTCGGCTACCGGGAGCTGGCCGATCAGCTCGCTGACTATCTCCTCGACCACGGGTACACGCACGCGGAGTTGCTGCCGGTCGCCGAGCACCCGTTCGGCGGATCCTGGGGCTACCAGGTCACCTCCTACTACGCGCCGACCGCGCGCTTCGGCGGGCCGGACGATTTCCGGGCCTTCGTCGACCGCCTGCACACCGCCGGTATCGGGGTCATCCTGGACTGGGTGCCCGCCCACTTCCCGCGCGACGAATGGGCCCTGGCCCGCTTCGACGGCACCCCGCTCTACGAGCACCCCGACCCTCGTCGCGGTGAGCAATTGGATTGGGGCACCTACGTTTTCGACTTCGGCCGGTTCGAGGTGCGCAACTTCCTGGTCGCCAACGCGCTGTACTGGATCGAGGAGTTCCACATCGACGGCCTGCGCGTCGACGCCGTCGCCTCGATGCTCTACCTGGACTACTCCCGCCCGGCCGGCGGCTGGGAGCCGAATGTGCACGGCGGCCGGGAGAATCTGGAGGCCGTCGCATTCCTGCAGGAGATGAACGCGACGGTGCACAAGCATCATCCCGGCGTGGTCACCGTCGCCGAGGAGTCCACCACCTGGCCCGGCGTCACCCGGCCCACCGAGGTGGGCGGGCTCGGTTTCACCATGAAGTGGAACATGGGCTGGATGCACGACACGCTCGGCTATTTCGGCCGCGACCAGGTGCATCGCAGCTGGCACCACAACGAGATCACCTTCTCCACGGTGTACGCGTGGAGCGAGAACTACGTGCTGCCGATCAGCCACGACGAGGTGGTGCACGGCAAGGGCACGTTGTGGACCCGCATGCCCGGCGACGACTACACCAAGGCGTCCGGAGTGCGCACCCTGCTCGCCTACATGTGGGCGCATCCGGGTAAGCAGTTGGTGTTCATGGGCCAGGAGTTCGGCCAGTTCCGGGAGTGGTCGCACGACCGCGGCCTGGACTGGGGTGAGCTGGGCAATCCCCTGCACCAGGGCATCCTCACCCTCGTCGGCGACCTGAACGCCGCCTACCGGGCCCATTCGGCGCTGTGGTCGCAGGACTCCTCACCCGGCGGCTACTCCTGGATCGAGGCCGACGACCGCGGCAACAACGTCCTCGCCTTCCTCCGCCACGGCAGCGACGGATCGACGGTCGCCTGCGCGTTCAACTTCTCCGGTTCCGAACATCGCGACTACCGCATCGGGCTGCCGGCCACCGGCCGCTGGCGGGAGATCCTCAACACCGATGCGCTGGCCTACGCCGGCAGCGGCACCGGAAATCTCGGCGGCGTGGAGGCGACGGATCAGCACTGGCACGGCCGCCCGGCCTCCGCCGCGATCACACTCGCACCCAACAGCGCGGTATGGCTCGCCGCGGAGTGA
- a CDS encoding dienelactone hydrolase family protein codes for MTAVQGDSVDIQTPDGVADAYLAHPDDGAAHPAVLLFVDAFGLRPATRQIADRLAAGGYTVLVPNVFYRHGRAPVVDLPDFIDHGDRTGTFAKIGPIMQSLTTELAMRDAGAYLQWLADDPRATDGPVGLTGYCMGARLVLLTAGTYPDRVAAAAGFHGGRLATDDPHSPHLVVDRVTAELYFGHADQDQSMPPEQIERLNKALDQAGVRYRAEVYAGATHGYTMPDTSVYQEEGAERHYTELLALFGRRL; via the coding sequence ATGACTGCTGTACAAGGTGATTCGGTCGACATCCAGACTCCGGACGGGGTCGCGGACGCGTACCTGGCGCATCCCGACGACGGCGCGGCGCATCCCGCTGTGCTGCTGTTCGTCGACGCGTTCGGCCTGCGGCCCGCCACCCGGCAGATCGCGGATCGGCTCGCGGCCGGCGGGTACACCGTGCTCGTCCCGAACGTGTTCTATCGGCACGGCCGCGCCCCGGTGGTCGACCTGCCCGACTTCATCGATCACGGGGACCGCACCGGCACGTTCGCGAAGATCGGCCCGATCATGCAGTCCCTGACCACCGAACTCGCGATGCGGGACGCGGGCGCGTACCTGCAGTGGCTGGCCGACGACCCGCGCGCCACCGACGGCCCGGTCGGCCTCACCGGATACTGCATGGGCGCGCGGCTGGTGCTGCTCACCGCGGGCACCTATCCGGACCGGGTCGCGGCCGCCGCCGGCTTCCACGGTGGCCGGCTGGCCACCGACGATCCGCACAGCCCGCACCTGGTCGTCGACCGGGTGACCGCGGAGCTGTACTTCGGCCACGCCGATCAGGACCAGTCGATGCCGCCGGAGCAGATCGAGCGGCTCAACAAGGCGCTGGACCAGGCCGGGGTCCGCTACCGCGCCGAGGTGTACGCGGGCGCCACGCACGGGTACACGATGCCCGACACCTCCGTCTACCAGGAGGAAGGCGCGGAGCGCCACTACACCGAACTCCTGGCCCTGTTCGGCCGCAGGCTGTAG
- a CDS encoding SSI family serine proteinase inhibitor: MRRTSRAVWSMGVLAAVLTVLPAGGAVAQDRITDLTFTRDDPDRAISTVTLGCDPDTGSHPNIAAACRYLADSGDLALPEENPEVHCIRYHPVSLHVVGTLYGRPVSSHRTYGCVVPDLPAPWQF, translated from the coding sequence GTGCGCAGGACATCGAGAGCCGTGTGGTCGATGGGTGTGCTGGCGGCCGTGCTGACCGTGCTGCCTGCCGGTGGCGCGGTGGCGCAGGATCGAATCACCGACCTCACCTTCACCCGCGACGATCCCGATCGCGCGATTTCGACGGTGACCCTGGGTTGCGATCCGGACACCGGTTCGCATCCCAACATCGCCGCCGCCTGCCGGTATCTGGCGGACAGCGGCGATCTGGCGTTACCCGAGGAGAATCCCGAGGTGCACTGCATCCGGTACCACCCGGTGTCGCTGCACGTCGTCGGGACCTTGTACGGGCGGCCGGTCAGTAGCCATCGCACTTATGGGTGTGTGGTGCCGGATCTCCCGGCGCCCTGGCAGTTCTGA
- a CDS encoding alpha-1,4-glucan--maltose-1-phosphate maltosyltransferase, with protein sequence MTGRIAIDDTSPAIPGGRPAKAVVGEVFPVRTVVWREGHDAVAANLAVRGPGGGRTHRIRMTPDYEPDVFNATFTPDRPGLWTFRIEGWSDPLATWRSAVEAKLAVGQNAADLANDLETGARLLERAAQAVPKQQWQRLRAAATALRSDAQLPARVAPAFSTEVTEILRDHPVREMVTRGPQHCVLVQRRRALYSAWYEFFPRSTGGWDAAGNPVHGSFVTAAKELPRIAAMGFDVVYLPPIHPIGEVNRKGPNNSLTAEPGDVGSPWAIGSADGGHDAVHPLLGTAEEFTEFVGAARQLGLEVALDLALQCAPDHPWVTTHPEWFTTLPDGTIAYAENPPKKYQDIYPINFDTDPDGLYAEVLRVVRYWISLGVTIFRVDNPHTKPADFWEWLIAEVRNTDPDVLFLSEAFTRPARLYGLARRGFAQSYTYFTWRTAKHELAEFGRELAAKADEARPNLFVNTPDILHESLQHGGPGMFAIRAVLAATLAPTWGVYSGFELFEHQAVRTGSEEYLDSEKYQLRPRRFAEAAAHGESLEPWLTRLNEIRRAHPALQQLRCVSFHETDNDALLAYSKVCPVSGDAVLVVVNLNPFGVEEGMISVDLPAVGREWHDHPVVHDEVSGEEYHWAQTNYIRLDPARSVAHILALPPVPAPARAELSYRRTFS encoded by the coding sequence GTGACCGGTCGCATCGCCATCGATGACACCTCCCCTGCCATCCCCGGTGGCCGCCCGGCGAAGGCGGTGGTGGGCGAGGTCTTTCCCGTTCGGACCGTCGTCTGGCGCGAAGGGCACGACGCGGTGGCCGCGAACCTCGCCGTGCGCGGTCCGGGTGGTGGTCGCACACACCGCATCCGGATGACGCCCGATTACGAACCGGATGTGTTCAACGCCACCTTCACCCCCGATCGGCCCGGCCTGTGGACCTTCCGGATCGAGGGCTGGAGCGATCCGCTGGCCACCTGGCGTTCGGCGGTCGAGGCAAAACTCGCGGTCGGCCAGAACGCCGCCGACCTGGCCAACGATCTGGAGACCGGCGCCCGCCTGCTGGAACGCGCCGCCCAGGCGGTGCCGAAACAGCAGTGGCAGCGCCTGCGCGCCGCGGCCACCGCCCTGCGCAGCGACGCACAGCTACCGGCCCGCGTGGCGCCCGCGTTCAGCACCGAGGTCACCGAGATCCTGCGCGACCATCCGGTGCGCGAAATGGTCACCCGCGGCCCGCAGCACTGCGTCCTGGTGCAGCGCCGCCGCGCCCTGTACAGCGCCTGGTACGAGTTCTTCCCCCGCTCCACCGGCGGCTGGGACGCGGCGGGCAATCCGGTCCACGGCAGTTTCGTCACCGCCGCGAAGGAACTGCCGCGCATCGCCGCGATGGGCTTCGACGTGGTGTACCTGCCGCCGATCCACCCGATCGGCGAGGTGAATCGCAAGGGCCCCAACAACTCCCTGACCGCCGAGCCCGGCGACGTGGGCTCGCCCTGGGCGATCGGTTCCGCCGACGGCGGCCACGACGCGGTCCACCCGCTGCTCGGCACCGCCGAGGAGTTCACCGAATTCGTCGGCGCCGCAAGGCAACTCGGCCTCGAGGTGGCCCTCGATCTGGCGTTGCAGTGCGCTCCCGACCATCCGTGGGTCACGACGCATCCGGAGTGGTTCACCACCCTGCCGGACGGCACCATCGCCTACGCGGAGAATCCGCCGAAGAAGTACCAGGACATCTACCCGATCAATTTCGACACCGATCCCGACGGCCTCTACGCCGAGGTGCTGCGGGTGGTCCGGTACTGGATCTCGTTGGGCGTCACCATCTTCCGCGTCGACAACCCGCACACCAAGCCGGCCGACTTCTGGGAGTGGCTGATCGCCGAGGTGCGCAACACCGATCCCGACGTGTTGTTCCTCTCCGAGGCGTTCACCCGCCCCGCGCGGCTCTACGGTCTGGCCCGCCGCGGATTCGCCCAGTCCTACACGTATTTCACGTGGCGGACCGCCAAACACGAACTCGCCGAATTCGGCCGGGAACTGGCCGCCAAGGCCGACGAGGCCCGGCCGAACCTGTTCGTCAACACCCCCGACATCCTGCACGAGAGCCTGCAGCACGGCGGTCCGGGCATGTTCGCGATCCGCGCCGTCCTCGCCGCGACCCTCGCCCCCACCTGGGGCGTCTATTCCGGCTTCGAGCTGTTCGAGCACCAGGCCGTGCGCACCGGCAGCGAGGAGTACCTGGACTCCGAGAAATACCAGCTGCGCCCGCGCCGCTTCGCCGAGGCCGCCGCCCACGGCGAATCCCTGGAACCGTGGCTGACCAGGCTCAACGAGATCCGCCGTGCGCACCCGGCCCTGCAACAGCTGCGCTGCGTGAGCTTCCACGAGACCGACAACGACGCGCTGCTCGCCTATTCGAAGGTGTGCCCGGTCAGCGGCGACGCGGTCCTGGTGGTGGTGAACCTGAACCCGTTCGGGGTCGAGGAGGGCATGATCTCCGTCGATCTCCCCGCGGTCGGCCGCGAATGGCACGACCACCCAGTGGTCCACGACGAGGTCTCCGGCGAGGAATACCATTGGGCCCAAACCAATTACATCCGTCTCGACCCCGCGAGGTCGGTCGCCCACATCCTGGCGTTGCCCCCGGTTCCGGCCCCCGCCCGCGCCGAACTGTCCTACCGCCGGACTTTCTCCTAG